The following are from one region of the Salvia hispanica cultivar TCC Black 2014 chromosome 1, UniMelb_Shisp_WGS_1.0, whole genome shotgun sequence genome:
- the LOC125202599 gene encoding photosystem II protein D1-like, translated as MIPTLLTATSVFIIAFIAAPPVDIDGIREPVSGSPVDEWLYNGGPYELIVLHFLLGVACYMGREWELSFRLGMRPWIAVAYSAPVAAATAVFLIYPIGQGSFSDGMPLGISGTFNFMIVFQAEHNILMHPFHMLGVAGVFGGSLFSAMHGSLVTSSLIRETTENESANEGYRFGQEEETYNIVAAHGYFGRLIFQYASFNNSRSLHFFLAAWPVVGIWFTALGISTMAFNLNGFNFNQSVVDSQGRVINTWADIINRANLGMEVMHERNAHNFPLDLAAIEAPTNG; from the coding sequence ATGATCCCTACCTTATTGACCGCAACTTCTGTATTTATTATTGCCTTCATTGCTGCTCCTCCAGTAGATATTGATGGTATTCGTGAGCCTGTTTCTGGATCTCCCGTTGATGAATGGTTATACAACGGCGGTCCTTATGAACTAATTGTTCTACACTTTTTACTTGGTGTAGCTTGTTACATGGGTCGTGAGTGGGAGCTTAGTTTCCGTTTGGGTATGCGCCCTTGGATTGCTGTTGCGTATTCAGCTCCTGTTGCAGCTGCTACCGCTGTTTTCTTGATCTACCCAATAGGTCAAGGGAGTTTTTCTGATGGTATGCCTCTAGGGATTTCTGGTACTTTCAACTTCATGATTGTATTCCAGGCTGAGCACAACATCCTTATGCACCCATTTCATATGTTAGGTGTAGCTGGTGTATTCGGCGGCTCCCTATTCAGTGCTATGCATGGTTCCTTGGTAACTTCTAGTTTGATCAGGGAAACCACAGAAAATGAATCTGCTAATGAAGGTTACAGATTCGGGCAAGAGGAAGAAACTTATAATATCGTAGCCGCTCATGGTTACTTTGGCCGATTGATCTTCCAATATGCTAGTTTCAACAACTCTCGTTCATTACACTTCTTCCTAGCTGCTTGGCCTGTAGTTGGTATCTGGTTCACTGCTTTAGGTATCAGCACCATGGCATTCAACCTAAACGGTTTCAACTTCAACCAATCTGTAGTTGATAGTCAAGGCCGTGTAATTAATACTTGGGCTGATATCATCAACCGTGCTAACCTTGGTATGGAAGTTATGCATGAACGTAATGCTCATAACTTCCCTCTAGACCTAGCTGCTATCGAAGCTCCAACAAATGGCTAA
- the LOC125198260 gene encoding probable disease resistance RPP8-like protein 2 produces MAEAVILSLIQNLEKYQDDGQDESEEMETVIEDMREIVDIVRDKKYGEGRRLRFLVSDLVYMAQYALDFNNTGRSDKIEYIQSWVVEIKMRLLKLGVDGPETESNSENDDEDHVVVGLEKVIEMVLRTLILHTSQFPSMVVIKGMSGIGKMTLAREIYNHADVIARFKYRAWICVSNVLTLKEIFIKLLLHLHGVDGASLYTSSSLEEMDNQSLLDMLPQHLQGLPYLIVLDDLPKQIFLESLLWAIYSQGSTLELLEPYYQKLDPRLLPCFMFLALFKENTTLRENKLSQIWEAAGGLYDSDSYIYGLLDESVIDKVNDKSTWYRMNPVLHRLSIKKAEEGIDFEILGSTQLNRNPSHRVIICSRDNFSYPTKQDKYLISLFFHGGGYFNASPSYWKGFEKLEILDLEDFGLKNLPEAIGTLMELRYLGLRNNYIKELPKSVGRLKKLEVLDITQNFMVQVPDIIWEMGSLRHVYMCDVISNKPLKIHALRGLKTLTSVSFNYLICNELLMWNMLTSLEKLGVHDLDGNTRVRNLFWLLPGLKKFRHLILRGHRFRSMPCLDGFGIVKDLETLKLDGHLDRLPNSFPSKLTYLTLANSCLNEDPMPLLGKLPHLDPIPIA; encoded by the exons ATGGCAGAGGCAGTCATTTTATCGCTGATACAAAATCTGGAAAAATATCAAGATGACGGACAAGATGAGAGTGAAGAAATGGAAACAGTAATTGAAGACATGAGAGAGATTGTGGATATAGTGAGGGATAAGAAATATGGAGAGGGAAGAAGACTTCGGTTTTTGGTATCTGATTTGGTCTACATGGCTCAATATGCCCTCGACTTCAACAACACGGGAAGAAGTGATAAGATAGAATACATCCAAAGTTGGGTTGTAGAGATCAAAATGCGGTTGCTAAAACTGGGAGTTGATGGGCCAGAGACAGAGTCCAACTCAGaaaatgatgatgaagatcATGTGGTGGTAGGTCTGGAAAAAGTTATAGAAATGGTGCTCCGCACATTGATTCTTCATACTAGCCAATTTCCTTCAATGGTTGTTATCAAAGGCATGTCTGGGATTGGAAAGATGACTCTGGCTAGAGAGATATACAACCATGCAGATGTCATTGCGCGATTCAAGTATCGTGCTTGGATATGTGTTTCTAATGTCTTAACTCTTAAAGagatatttatcaaattactTCTGCATCTTCATGGAGTAGATGGTGCAAGTCTTTATACATCTTCATCATTGGAGGAAATGGACAACCAAAGCCTTCTAGATATGCTTCCCCAGCACCTACAAGGATTGCCATATTTGATAGTTCTTGACGACCTGCccaaacaaatatttttagaatctCTTTTGTGGGCTATTTACTCACAAG GTTCAACATTGGAGTTATTGGAACCATATTATCAGAAATTGGATCCCAGATTGCTGCCGTGTTTCATGTTTCTGGCCTTGTTTAAGGAAAATACAACTTTGAGGGAAAATAAGTTGTCGCAGATTTGGGAAGCGGCAGGAGGATTGTATGATAGTGATTCATACATATATGGTTTACTTGATGAATCTGTTATTGATAAAGTCAACGACAAGAGCACATGGTATCGCATGAATCCAGTGCTACACCGATTATCCATTAAAAAAGCAGAGGAGGGAATAGATTTTGAGATCCTTGGAAGTACTCAATTAAACAGAAATCCAAGCCATCGTGTGATCATTTGTAGCAGAGACAATTTCAGCTACCCAACGAAACAAGACAAATATcttatttctctcttcttccatGGAGGTGGTTATTTCAATGCTAGTCCATCTTATTGGAAAGGCTTTGAAAAACTTGAGATACTTGACTTGGAAGATTTTGGGTTGAAGAATTTACCTGAAGCGATCGGCACATTGATGGAACTAAGATACTTgggattgagaaataattacataaaagaGCTCCCAAAATCGGTGGGGCGCTTGAAAAAGCTTGAGGTTCTTGACATAACTCAAAACTTTATGGTGCAAGTACCGGATATTATATGGGAAATGGGTAGCCTTCGCCATGTCTACATGTGTGATGTTATTTCCAATAAGCCTTTAAAGATACATGCGCTACGGGGGCTGAAGACCTTAACCTCGGTCTCATTTAATTATCTAATATGTAATGAGCTCTTAATGTGGAACATGTTGACTTCGCTGGAGAAATTGGGTGTACATGATTTGGATGGAAACACACGTGTAAGAAATCTCTTTTGGTTACTGCCCGGCTTAAAAAAATTTCGCCACCTAATCTTAAGAGGCCACCGTTTTAGAAGCATGCCTTGTTTGGATGGGTTTGGTATTGTAAAAGATCTCGAAACACTCAAATTGGATGGACACCTTGATAGGTTGCCAAATAGTTTCCCTTCCAAGCTAACTTACTTGACGTTGGCTAATAGCTGTCTTAATGAAGATCCCATGCCACTACTTGGGAAGCTACCTCACTTAGATCCCATCCCAATTGCATAA